A window of the Bacillus andreraoultii genome harbors these coding sequences:
- the mreB gene encoding rod shape-determining protein, which produces MLARDIGIDLGTANVVINVKGKGIVLNEPAVVAIDVNTNKVLAVGESARKMVGRTPGNIVAIRPLKDGVIADFTVTEQMMKYFINKLNVKGLFSKPRILICCPTNVTSVEQKAIREAAEKSGGKKVYLEEEPKVAAIGAGMDIFQPSGNMVVDIGGGTTDVAVLSMGDIVTSSSIKMAGDKFDSEILQYIKKKYKLLIGERTAENIKINIGTVFPNARNEEMEIRGRDLVSGLPRTITVNSAEIESALRESVAVIVQAAKSVLEKTPPELSADIIDRGVILTGGGALLHGIDSLLAEELKVPVFVAENPMDCVANGTGIMLENIDKIDRRKFI; this is translated from the coding sequence ATGTTGGCCAGAGATATAGGAATTGATTTAGGCACAGCGAATGTCGTAATTAATGTCAAAGGAAAAGGAATTGTACTGAATGAGCCCGCTGTTGTGGCCATTGATGTTAATACAAACAAAGTATTAGCAGTAGGGGAATCAGCAAGAAAAATGGTTGGACGGACACCTGGAAACATTGTGGCAATTCGACCGTTAAAAGATGGTGTGATTGCAGATTTTACAGTCACAGAACAAATGATGAAATACTTCATTAATAAACTAAATGTAAAGGGCTTGTTCTCAAAACCACGAATCCTAATTTGTTGCCCGACAAATGTGACGAGTGTTGAACAAAAGGCAATTCGGGAAGCTGCTGAAAAAAGTGGTGGTAAAAAGGTTTACTTAGAAGAGGAGCCAAAAGTTGCTGCTATTGGTGCAGGTATGGATATCTTCCAACCAAGCGGTAATATGGTTGTTGATATCGGAGGCGGTACAACGGATGTTGCTGTGCTATCAATGGGGGACATTGTTACATCTTCCTCAATTAAAATGGCAGGCGATAAATTCGATAGTGAAATCCTTCAATATATAAAAAAGAAATACAAATTGCTTATCGGGGAACGGACTGCTGAAAATATTAAAATTAATATTGGAACAGTTTTCCCAAATGCTCGTAATGAGGAAATGGAAATTCGCGGCCGTGATTTAGTATCTGGCTTACCGCGAACAATTACGGTAAACTCAGCTGAAATTGAGTCTGCTTTGCGCGAATCAGTTGCAGTCATTGTACAAGCTGCAAAAAGTGTTCTTGAAAAAACTCCACCTGAATTATCTGCGGACATTATTGATCGTGGTGTTATTTTAACAGGTGGTGGGGCATTGCTTCATGGCATTGACTCGCTATTAGCCGAAGAATTGAAGGTACCTGTGTTCGTTGCAGAAAATCCAATGGACTGTGTGGCGAATGGAACAGGCATCATGTTGGAAAATATTGATAAAATTGACCGAAGAAAATTTATATAA
- a CDS encoding YwpF family protein yields MKTFKLISFQFLNKAGNIRQIPLKEALIINMENDQNTWVIELFIDQMYLKELEVYSSDEEFPVSVVITKPENDPANFFVKIVKKKIIGEFASVLLEGKLIRSTGYAEQLLESLMEKGLAGEELLQTFREEIKDKKRLLGKEDSLEMP; encoded by the coding sequence TTGAAAACTTTTAAGCTTATCTCGTTCCAATTTCTCAATAAAGCGGGGAATATTCGTCAAATTCCACTTAAAGAAGCACTAATAATTAATATGGAAAATGACCAAAACACATGGGTGATTGAGTTATTTATCGATCAAATGTATTTAAAAGAATTAGAAGTTTATTCGAGTGATGAGGAATTTCCTGTAAGCGTTGTTATTACGAAACCTGAAAATGACCCGGCTAATTTCTTTGTAAAAATCGTTAAAAAGAAAATCATTGGTGAATTTGCAAGTGTTCTATTGGAAGGAAAATTAATTCGTTCAACTGGTTATGCTGAGCAATTGTTAGAGTCGCTTATGGAAAAAGGACTGGCTGGTGAGGAACTCTTACAAACTTTTCGTGAAGAAATTAAAGATAAGAAGCGACTTCTCGGAAAAGAGGATTCACTGGAAATGCCTTGA
- a CDS encoding M23 family metallopeptidase, with translation MREEEKKQSSRKLGLKRFFKKRWVFPAIYIGAGAILLSTFLWFQARDNNGAKEDEFGYETNSNRNLAGEDALEVNSPVEDFDWPVADEKNIEVVTYFYDPQGKEEEQEAAIISDGNSFYPSTGVALKAKDGKTFDVQAAMSGTVKSVKEDALLGNTVTVEHADNIVTVYQSLEEVTVKTGDKVKQGQKLGQAGRSLLNEEAGIHTHFEIRKDGVAVNPLEYFKKSLATLQDAEVKKSDNAVNGKAGEEAKKSDNAADGKIGEEAKKSDVKEEDSSQAESGEEKESQSDEDEKSDDETKDEN, from the coding sequence ATGAGAGAGGAAGAAAAGAAACAATCTTCTCGCAAACTTGGCTTAAAACGCTTCTTCAAAAAACGTTGGGTATTTCCTGCAATTTACATTGGTGCTGGTGCAATTCTATTATCTACATTTCTATGGTTCCAAGCAAGAGATAATAATGGAGCAAAAGAAGATGAGTTTGGTTATGAAACAAATTCAAACCGTAACCTAGCGGGTGAAGATGCTCTTGAAGTAAACAGCCCTGTGGAAGATTTTGATTGGCCAGTAGCAGATGAAAAAAATATAGAGGTAGTTACTTACTTCTATGATCCACAAGGGAAGGAAGAAGAGCAAGAAGCAGCTATTATCAGTGATGGCAATAGTTTTTATCCAAGTACAGGAGTTGCACTGAAAGCAAAAGATGGAAAAACATTTGATGTCCAAGCGGCTATGAGTGGAACAGTCAAATCAGTGAAAGAAGATGCTCTACTTGGAAATACGGTGACTGTTGAACATGCTGATAATATTGTCACTGTTTATCAATCACTTGAAGAAGTTACTGTAAAAACGGGTGATAAAGTAAAACAAGGACAAAAACTTGGTCAAGCTGGTAGAAGTTTACTAAATGAAGAAGCAGGAATTCATACCCATTTTGAAATTCGCAAAGATGGAGTAGCAGTAAACCCACTTGAATACTTTAAAAAATCATTAGCAACATTACAGGATGCAGAAGTGAAAAAATCGGATAATGCAGTTAATGGAAAAGCAGGCGAAGAAGCGAAAAAATCGGATAATGCAGCTGACGGAAAAATAGGCGAAGAAGCGAAAAAATCGGATGTAAAAGAAGAAGACTCAAGTCAAGCTGAATCTGGTGAAGAGAAAGAATCTCAATCCGATGAAGATGAAAAATCAGATGATGAAACAAAAGATGAAAACTAA
- a CDS encoding DNA-directed RNA polymerase subunit beta, which yields MENAKQKTFVQEKSKGKMENKQNQVEKQPKEKKKRLRVRLIPIWLRIILVLVFIIIFFFIGALIGYSVIGDGKPTDVFKISTWTHISEIVNEGTNSK from the coding sequence GTGGAGAATGCGAAACAGAAAACCTTTGTTCAAGAGAAATCGAAGGGGAAAATGGAAAATAAACAGAATCAAGTAGAAAAACAACCGAAAGAAAAGAAAAAACGGTTACGAGTTCGTTTGATTCCAATTTGGCTTCGCATCATTTTAGTTCTTGTATTTATTATTATATTTTTCTTTATTGGCGCCTTGATAGGCTATAGTGTAATTGGTGATGGAAAGCCGACCGATGTTTTTAAAATCTCAACTTGGACTCACATCTCAGAGATTGTTAACGAAGGAACGAATTCAAAGTAA
- the spoIID gene encoding stage II sporulation protein D, whose product MKKVNPIILFSIFFIVVILIVPSILVLPYSKESTKVVVPEKEPETNLEKKLAEASPINVSVYRTKKDEVETIPLEHYVVGVVGAEMPADFEYEALKAQSLTARTYIVKLLMEDKQVGILKGADISDTENTHQVYKSEDELKKAWGANYNKNINKIRKAVYETRGKILVFNDRPIEASYFSTSNGYTENAEDYWTDAIPYLKSVKSPWDVESPKFTDQVKIPVNEFEKKLGVKINSKQVGEIISRTASNRVEKAKVGGKEFTGRDIREKLGLRSSDFSWKLDGSQVVITTKGFGHGIGMSQYGANGMAKEGKSVNDIVKYYYNGVAIEEASTFLEKYVAKK is encoded by the coding sequence GTGAAAAAAGTTAATCCAATTATATTATTCAGCATTTTTTTTATCGTAGTCATTTTAATTGTACCAAGTATACTTGTACTCCCTTATTCAAAGGAATCGACAAAGGTGGTCGTACCCGAGAAAGAGCCGGAAACGAACTTGGAAAAAAAATTAGCGGAGGCATCACCTATTAATGTTTCTGTTTACCGGACGAAAAAAGATGAAGTAGAAACGATTCCACTAGAGCACTATGTCGTAGGTGTAGTCGGAGCAGAAATGCCAGCTGACTTTGAATATGAAGCATTAAAAGCGCAAAGTTTAACTGCTCGAACATATATTGTTAAACTTTTAATGGAAGATAAACAAGTTGGTATTTTAAAAGGCGCGGATATAAGTGATACAGAAAATACCCATCAAGTATATAAAAGTGAAGATGAATTAAAAAAAGCTTGGGGTGCAAATTACAATAAAAATATAAATAAGATTCGAAAGGCAGTATATGAAACGAGAGGAAAAATTTTAGTTTTTAATGACAGGCCAATTGAAGCATCTTATTTTTCTACAAGTAATGGGTATACAGAGAACGCAGAAGATTATTGGACAGATGCAATTCCATATTTAAAAAGTGTAAAGAGTCCTTGGGATGTCGAGTCTCCGAAGTTTACTGATCAAGTAAAAATTCCAGTGAATGAATTTGAGAAAAAGCTTGGTGTAAAGATTAACTCAAAACAAGTAGGTGAGATTATATCAAGAACTGCAAGCAATCGTGTAGAGAAAGCGAAAGTTGGTGGAAAAGAATTCACTGGAAGAGACATTCGAGAAAAACTCGGATTACGATCTTCAGACTTTTCATGGAAACTAGATGGTAGTCAAGTTGTTATTACAACAAAAGGATTTGGACACGGTATTGGTATGAGTCAATATGGAGCAAATGGGATGGCAAAGGAAGGAAAGAGTGTTAATGACATCGTAAAATATTATTATAACGGGGTTGCAATAGAAGAGGCGAGTACGTTTTTAGAAAAGTACGTTGCGAAGAAGTAA
- a CDS encoding flagellar hook-basal body protein, protein MFKGFYSAASGMLTGQRRAEMLTNNLANANTPGFKADQASTRAFPEMLLSRINTPTTAKRNGGLPTVNQIGTLNTGVYIQDVTPNFNQGDLTKTELTTDIALNNITMPLSNNGMQGNVFFTVQSQSGGTQYTRNGNFTMDGAGYLTTGTGQLVLDTNGQPIQLFNDDFIVTEDGFIQQNGQNVARLGIAYAENPNSLSKTANGLYEANEGALPSAYNNNQVQFTTKQGYIERSNVDATDTMTNLLTAYRTFEANQKVLQAYDRSMDKAVNEIGKV, encoded by the coding sequence ATGTTCAAAGGTTTTTATAGTGCAGCTTCAGGAATGCTGACTGGGCAAAGACGGGCGGAAATGTTAACGAATAATTTAGCAAATGCAAATACGCCTGGCTTTAAAGCTGACCAAGCATCGACCCGTGCGTTTCCGGAAATGCTACTTTCAAGAATTAATACACCAACAACTGCAAAGAGGAATGGTGGCCTTCCAACAGTCAACCAAATAGGTACGCTAAATACAGGTGTTTACATACAAGATGTTACACCCAACTTCAACCAAGGCGACTTAACAAAAACAGAGCTTACGACAGACATCGCTTTAAACAATATTACTATGCCTCTAAGTAATAATGGTATGCAGGGAAATGTGTTTTTTACTGTACAAAGTCAATCGGGTGGCACGCAATATACTCGAAATGGAAACTTTACAATGGATGGTGCAGGCTATTTAACAACTGGAACAGGTCAACTAGTCCTTGATACGAATGGACAGCCAATCCAATTATTTAATGACGACTTTATTGTAACGGAGGACGGATTTATCCAACAAAATGGGCAAAATGTGGCGCGATTAGGAATAGCTTATGCGGAAAACCCAAACTCCTTAAGTAAAACGGCTAACGGGCTTTACGAGGCAAATGAGGGCGCCTTGCCATCTGCATACAATAATAATCAAGTTCAGTTCACAACGAAACAAGGATATATTGAACGGTCGAACGTGGATGCAACAGATACGATGACAAACTTATTAACGGCGTATCGTACATTTGAAGCGAACCAAAAAGTATTACAAGCTTATGATCGAAGTATGGATAAAGCAGTAAATGAAATTGGAAAAGTATAA
- a CDS encoding YpzI family protein, with protein sequence MGKDRQEGKLRASGRVESDRDQSLKYPGATKMSSPEEARKLNDNKRS encoded by the coding sequence ATGGGTAAAGACCGTCAAGAAGGAAAACTTCGAGCAAGTGGCCGGGTTGAGTCTGACCGTGATCAATCGTTAAAATACCCTGGTGCAACAAAAATGTCTAGTCCAGAAGAAGCAAGAAAATTAAACGATAATAAAAGGTCCTAA
- a CDS encoding flagellar hook-basal body protein, protein MNRISFAASNTMNQLQKQMDVIANNLANSQTTGYKKQKASFAELMYQQHNNQRNQAEETERLTPNGIRLGTGAGITQVKTVATQGSFANTNRLLDFALTDPNQYFKVMAPKGNENTVHYTRDGAFYLSPINGNEVALVTSEGHQVLDEQNNPIIFNNTLKNVQLGQNGQLIFSNDAGTRATFNIGIVQMNKVQSMEKVGDNLLVAPTELNGETALVTNLEGGLRGQIGLKQQALEQSNVDIGEEMTDLIQTQRAYQFQAKAITIADQMQGLINGIR, encoded by the coding sequence TTGAATCGAATCTCTTTTGCGGCAAGTAATACAATGAATCAATTACAAAAACAGATGGATGTTATTGCCAATAACTTAGCTAACTCGCAAACGACTGGTTATAAAAAACAGAAGGCATCCTTTGCAGAGTTGATGTATCAACAACATAATAATCAACGGAATCAAGCGGAAGAAACGGAAAGACTAACGCCAAACGGGATTCGCCTTGGAACTGGAGCAGGTATCACCCAAGTTAAAACAGTCGCAACGCAAGGCTCATTTGCTAATACAAACCGACTACTAGACTTTGCTTTAACAGATCCAAACCAGTATTTTAAAGTGATGGCACCAAAGGGCAATGAAAATACAGTTCATTATACAAGAGATGGTGCTTTTTATTTATCACCGATCAATGGCAATGAAGTGGCGCTTGTCACAAGTGAAGGCCATCAAGTGTTAGATGAACAAAACAACCCAATTATTTTTAATAATACGTTAAAAAATGTTCAACTCGGACAAAACGGACAGCTTATATTTTCAAATGATGCAGGTACTCGTGCAACCTTTAATATTGGTATCGTTCAAATGAATAAAGTACAAAGTATGGAAAAAGTAGGGGATAATTTACTTGTCGCACCTACTGAATTAAATGGTGAAACAGCGCTTGTGACAAATTTAGAAGGTGGACTGCGAGGTCAAATCGGATTAAAACAACAAGCACTTGAACAATCTAATGTTGACATAGGTGAAGAAATGACTGATCTAATTCAAACGCAAAGAGCATATCAATTTCAAGCAAAAGCCATTACAATCGCAGACCAAATGCAAGGTTTGATTAATGGAATTCGCTAG
- the fabZ gene encoding 3-hydroxyacyl-ACP dehydratase FabZ: protein MLDVNEIKKIIPHRYPFLLVDQIVELEEEKRAVGIKNVTVNEPFFQGHFPDYPVMPGVLIVEALAQVGAVAMLKKEENQGKLALFAGIDKCRFKKQVKPGDQLRLEVEILRLKGPVGKGKGIATVNGEVACETEIMFAIQ, encoded by the coding sequence ATGTTGGATGTGAATGAAATTAAAAAAATAATTCCGCATCGTTATCCATTTTTGCTGGTTGATCAAATTGTTGAATTAGAGGAAGAAAAGCGAGCTGTTGGAATAAAAAATGTAACGGTAAATGAGCCGTTTTTCCAAGGACATTTTCCTGACTATCCGGTTATGCCAGGCGTCTTGATTGTCGAAGCCTTAGCACAAGTCGGAGCTGTGGCGATGCTTAAAAAGGAAGAAAATCAAGGGAAATTAGCGCTGTTTGCTGGAATCGATAAATGCCGGTTTAAAAAACAAGTGAAACCAGGGGATCAGTTGCGTCTGGAGGTTGAAATTTTACGTTTAAAAGGCCCTGTTGGGAAAGGAAAAGGAATTGCAACGGTTAATGGAGAAGTTGCCTGTGAGACAGAAATTATGTTTGCAATTCAGTAA
- the murA gene encoding UDP-N-acetylglucosamine 1-carboxyvinyltransferase translates to MDKIIVRGGKTLNGTVKVEGAKNAVLPVIAASLLASHGKSIIRDVPCLSDVYTINEVLRYLNAKVNFENNTVQIDASNELTAEAPFEYVRKMRASVLVMGPLLARLGRARVALPGGCAIGTRPIDQHLKGFEAMGAVVKVGNGFIDAKVEGKLKGAKIYFDIPSVGATENIMMAAALAEGTTILENCAKEPEIVDLANYLTSMGAIVKGAGTETIRIEGVDTLYGAEHTIIPDRIEAGTFITAAAITGGNVYVKGAVPEHLSSLIAKLEEMGVEFAEEAEGIRVIAPEKLKAVDIKTMPYPGFPTDMQAQVMALLLKSEGTSMITETVFENRFMHVEEFRRMNANIKIEGRSVIINGPSHLQGAEVASTDLRAGAALIIAGLAADGITRVTELKHIDRGYVNFHGKLAALGADIERVNDGIDENHHGENIIQIAANMQ, encoded by the coding sequence TTGGATAAAATCATCGTCCGCGGCGGAAAGACTTTAAACGGCACGGTAAAAGTTGAAGGAGCGAAAAATGCCGTTTTACCAGTAATCGCCGCATCATTACTCGCAAGTCATGGGAAAAGTATCATTCGGGATGTTCCTTGCCTCTCGGATGTTTATACAATTAATGAGGTTTTACGCTATTTGAATGCGAAAGTTAACTTTGAAAACAATACCGTTCAAATAGACGCTTCAAATGAGCTAACCGCGGAAGCTCCGTTTGAATACGTTCGTAAAATGAGAGCCTCTGTATTAGTTATGGGACCGTTATTAGCCAGACTAGGTCGAGCTCGTGTAGCTTTACCAGGAGGCTGTGCAATTGGAACTCGCCCAATTGATCAACACTTAAAAGGTTTTGAAGCGATGGGCGCTGTCGTTAAAGTCGGTAACGGTTTTATCGATGCAAAAGTTGAAGGTAAATTAAAGGGAGCAAAAATTTATTTTGATATCCCTAGTGTTGGTGCAACAGAAAATATTATGATGGCAGCCGCACTTGCAGAAGGGACAACAATTCTTGAAAACTGTGCGAAAGAACCTGAAATTGTTGATTTAGCGAATTACTTAACAAGTATGGGTGCAATCGTAAAAGGTGCTGGTACAGAAACGATACGAATTGAAGGTGTGGACACTTTATACGGTGCTGAACATACCATCATACCTGATCGGATTGAAGCTGGAACGTTTATTACAGCAGCGGCAATTACAGGAGGCAATGTGTATGTAAAAGGTGCCGTCCCTGAACATTTATCTTCATTAATTGCGAAACTGGAGGAAATGGGCGTAGAATTTGCTGAAGAAGCTGAAGGAATTCGTGTCATTGCTCCAGAGAAATTGAAAGCTGTCGATATTAAAACAATGCCGTACCCTGGTTTTCCAACCGATATGCAAGCACAAGTAATGGCCTTATTACTGAAATCGGAAGGAACAAGCATGATTACGGAAACGGTGTTTGAAAATCGCTTCATGCACGTAGAAGAGTTTCGACGTATGAATGCAAATATTAAAATTGAAGGCAGATCGGTTATTATTAATGGTCCATCTCATTTACAAGGCGCAGAAGTAGCGTCAACAGATTTACGCGCAGGTGCAGCACTAATTATCGCTGGTCTAGCTGCAGATGGCATTACACGCGTAACAGAGCTAAAACATATAGATCGAGGATATGTGAACTTCCATGGCAAACTCGCCGCACTTGGTGCTGATATAGAACGAGTCAACGATGGTATAGACGAAAACCATCATGGAGAAAATATAATACAAATCGCTGCAAATATGCAGTAA
- the ssb gene encoding single-stranded DNA-binding protein — MINQVTLVGRLTRDPELKLTQEGIPWTNVTLAVNRNYRSSNGNIEADFVQCTLWRRAAENTVQYCQKGSVLGILGRIHTRNYENGEGKKVYVTEVIADQVRFLSSKKTEEKELAVMSK, encoded by the coding sequence TTGATTAACCAGGTGACTTTGGTAGGAAGATTGACAAGAGATCCGGAATTAAAACTAACGCAAGAAGGGATTCCATGGACAAATGTCACGTTAGCTGTCAATCGTAACTATCGGTCAAGTAATGGGAATATTGAAGCGGATTTCGTCCAGTGTACACTTTGGAGACGTGCTGCAGAAAATACGGTGCAATATTGCCAAAAAGGTTCTGTTCTAGGTATATTGGGACGAATCCATACAAGAAATTATGAGAATGGAGAAGGGAAAAAAGTATACGTAACGGAAGTAATAGCAGACCAAGTACGTTTTCTTAGTAGCAAGAAAACAGAGGAAAAAGAACTCGCTGTTATGAGTAAGTAA
- the spoIIID gene encoding sporulation transcriptional regulator SpoIIID: protein MHDYIKERTIKIGKYIVETRKTVRVIAKEFGVSKSTVHKDLTERLPEINPELASEVKEILDYHKSIRHLRGGEATKMKYKRNSSEEKETAIKK from the coding sequence GTGCACGATTACATCAAAGAAAGGACAATCAAGATTGGAAAATATATCGTGGAGACGAGAAAAACGGTTCGCGTCATAGCGAAAGAGTTTGGCGTGTCCAAAAGTACTGTCCACAAAGACTTAACCGAAAGACTGCCAGAAATTAATCCAGAACTAGCCAGTGAAGTAAAAGAAATACTTGACTACCATAAATCTATAAGGCATTTACGTGGGGGAGAAGCTACAAAGATGAAATATAAAAGGAACTCTTCAGAAGAAAAGGAAACCGCAATCAAGAAATAA
- a CDS encoding VanZ family protein, with protein sequence MKLVRWALTIAPFLYMGLIWLLSSKPSDAYIRFSFADSMIKESLHLVEFAILYVLLVLFFAAHGKLTNRANVFSAIVACLYGLTDEIHQSFVPYRSATVIDLVKDVIGVTVCYIIIYRGYFLQKNWVGRLLDKLQMKAKK encoded by the coding sequence ATGAAACTAGTTCGATGGGCTTTGACAATAGCTCCATTTCTTTATATGGGACTTATTTGGCTATTATCAAGTAAACCTTCTGATGCATATATCCGCTTTAGTTTTGCGGATTCGATGATTAAAGAATCACTCCATTTAGTAGAGTTTGCCATTTTATATGTATTGCTCGTTTTATTTTTCGCCGCCCATGGGAAGTTAACGAATCGAGCAAATGTTTTTTCTGCGATTGTGGCCTGTCTATACGGGTTAACCGATGAAATCCATCAATCATTTGTTCCGTATCGTTCAGCTACCGTCATTGATCTCGTAAAGGATGTTATCGGGGTGACCGTTTGTTATATCATTATTTATCGAGGATATTTTTTACAGAAAAACTGGGTTGGTCGCTTGTTAGATAAGTTACAAATGAAGGCGAAAAAGTAA